The Banduia mediterranea genome includes a region encoding these proteins:
- a CDS encoding transporter substrate-binding domain-containing protein codes for MTHFARRLAVGLALLAASPVWAQDGQASATASSSESTAAAEAENSSAESTADVLKVGVRQNPPFVIRSDNGDFDGIAIELWNQIADDLGMDFEYLVASDVGALLQGLGEGRYDLGVGALTVTAARAEAVDFTQPFYRGGIGIATREERGLLHALGALVSLDFLKAIAALMVVLLLVGVLVWLFERRRNPEQFGGSTAQGIGAGLWWSAVTMTTVGYGDKAPASFGGRVIGLVWMFASIITISGFTAAIASSITVGRLTTQVSGVSDLPRVRVASVAGSTSEDFARGEGLAIASVADPAEALRRLSTNQVDAVLYDAPILQSRIFRQKLDRLTVLPELVREEDYALALPRDSRLRKPINQALLRVTEAPQWQETLDRYLGAQR; via the coding sequence ATGACGCACTTCGCAAGAAGGTTGGCCGTCGGCTTGGCTCTCCTCGCCGCCTCGCCAGTCTGGGCCCAGGACGGCCAAGCCTCAGCCACTGCTTCCTCCTCCGAAAGCACGGCTGCCGCTGAAGCCGAAAATTCCAGCGCTGAGTCCACCGCAGACGTATTGAAAGTGGGTGTTCGCCAGAACCCACCGTTCGTGATTCGATCCGACAACGGTGATTTCGACGGCATCGCCATCGAGCTGTGGAACCAGATTGCCGACGATCTGGGCATGGACTTCGAATACCTTGTCGCCAGCGACGTCGGCGCTTTGCTGCAGGGCTTGGGCGAGGGGCGCTATGACCTCGGCGTCGGGGCGCTCACCGTGACCGCCGCCCGCGCAGAGGCCGTGGACTTCACGCAGCCGTTCTACCGCGGCGGCATCGGCATCGCCACGCGTGAGGAACGGGGCCTGCTGCATGCCTTGGGTGCCTTGGTGTCGCTGGACTTCCTCAAGGCGATTGCTGCACTGATGGTGGTCCTGCTGCTGGTCGGGGTGCTGGTCTGGCTGTTCGAACGTCGTCGCAATCCGGAACAGTTCGGCGGTTCCACGGCACAAGGCATCGGCGCGGGCCTCTGGTGGTCGGCGGTCACCATGACCACGGTCGGCTATGGCGACAAGGCGCCGGCCTCGTTCGGCGGTCGTGTCATCGGTCTGGTCTGGATGTTCGCCAGCATTATCACGATCAGCGGCTTCACGGCGGCGATCGCCTCGTCGATCACGGTCGGGCGGCTCACCACGCAGGTGAGCGGTGTGAGCGATCTGCCACGGGTTCGCGTCGCCTCGGTGGCCGGCTCGACCAGCGAGGACTTCGCGCGCGGCGAGGGGCTGGCGATCGCCTCGGTCGCCGACCCCGCAGAAGCGCTGCGCCGCCTGAGCACGAATCAGGTCGACGCCGTGCTGTACGACGCGCCGATTCTGCAGTCCCGTATTTTTCGACAGAAACTGGACCGGTTGACCGTGCTGCCGGAGCTGGTGCGCGAAGAGGACTACGCGCTGGCGCTGCCGCGCGATTCACGTCTGCGCAAACCGATCAATCAGGCCCTGCTGCGGGTTACCGAGGCGCCGCAGTGGCAGGAGACGCTGGACCGGTATCTGGGCGCGCAGCGCTGA
- a CDS encoding cation:proton antiporter produces MSLFNAVSLLIALVAVCGYLNARFVKLPDVIGITAVGLILSVLMAIVGNKHPEWTHWAQTTLNELDFTEIVFHGMLGMLLFAGSLHVNFSDLKGEKWVILPLATLGVLISTTLVGTAFYYATHWLGAELSYIHCLLFGALISPTDPIAVLGILRKAGVPKSLETQIAGESLFNDGIGVVVFITLLGIATGGHAVSPGEVAMLLVEEVIGGIIVGVVLGYLAFVLLRSIDSYAVEILITLALTTAGYAAAEQLHTSAPIAVVLMGLIIGNRGKSHAMSETTRHHLFSFWDLIDELLNLMLFGLIGLEVIALSMTGAHIQSGVVAIVIVLLARLISVGLPISALRLWRGFVPHAVKMLTWGGLRGGISVALALSLPDFPGRHRIIATTYVVVVFSILVQALTVAPLVRRLGLGGSSEADAKSHANN; encoded by the coding sequence GTGTCCCTGTTCAACGCCGTCAGTCTGCTGATCGCCCTGGTCGCCGTCTGCGGCTATCTCAACGCACGCTTCGTCAAGCTGCCGGACGTGATCGGCATCACCGCCGTCGGACTGATCCTGTCGGTGCTGATGGCGATCGTCGGCAACAAGCACCCTGAATGGACGCACTGGGCGCAGACCACGCTGAACGAACTGGATTTCACCGAAATCGTATTCCACGGCATGCTCGGCATGCTGCTGTTCGCGGGCAGCCTCCACGTCAACTTCAGCGATCTCAAGGGCGAGAAGTGGGTAATCCTGCCGCTGGCGACGCTGGGCGTGCTGATCTCCACGACGCTGGTCGGCACGGCGTTCTACTACGCGACGCACTGGCTCGGCGCCGAGCTGTCGTACATCCACTGCCTGCTGTTCGGCGCGCTGATTTCCCCGACCGACCCGATCGCGGTGCTCGGCATCCTGCGCAAGGCCGGCGTACCCAAGAGCCTGGAAACGCAGATTGCCGGCGAAAGCCTGTTCAATGACGGCATCGGCGTGGTCGTGTTCATCACCTTGCTTGGCATCGCTACCGGCGGGCACGCCGTGTCGCCAGGCGAAGTCGCAATGCTGTTGGTGGAGGAAGTGATCGGCGGCATCATCGTCGGCGTGGTGCTGGGCTACCTGGCCTTCGTACTGTTGCGCAGCATCGACAGCTATGCGGTGGAAATCCTGATCACGCTGGCGCTGACCACCGCCGGTTACGCCGCGGCCGAGCAGCTGCACACCTCGGCACCGATCGCGGTGGTGCTGATGGGCCTGATCATCGGCAATCGCGGCAAGTCGCATGCGATGTCGGAAACCACGCGCCACCACCTGTTCTCGTTCTGGGATCTGATCGACGAACTGCTGAACCTGATGCTGTTCGGGCTGATCGGCCTGGAGGTCATCGCATTGTCGATGACCGGCGCGCATATCCAGTCCGGTGTGGTCGCCATCGTGATCGTGTTGCTGGCGCGCCTGATCAGCGTGGGCCTGCCGATCTCGGCGCTGCGCCTGTGGCGCGGCTTCGTGCCGCATGCCGTGAAGATGCTGACCTGGGGCGGCCTGCGCGGCGGCATCTCGGTGGCGCTGGCGCTGTCGCTGCCGGACTTTCCGGGCCGTCATCGCATCATCGCCACGACCTATGTCGTGGTGGTGTTCAGCATATTGGTGCAGGCGCTCACCGTGGCACCGCTGGTGCGCCGTCTGGGACTCGGCGGCAGTTCGGAGGCTGATGCGAAAAGTCATGCAAATAACTGA
- a CDS encoding hemolysin family protein — MTLLLLFLLLALATSFACSLWEAVLLSITPSFVSEQLASGRRGAGLLDALKRDIERPLVAILSLNTIAHTIGAIGVGAQANKLLGSGGVRIFGYSLHYEALVAAGMTLAILIVSEIVPKTLGANHWKRLAVPTALCLRPLVTVLFPLVWFGRMLTHWLSRDGAESVFSHREFLAMSELGLQEGRLGEEEYRVIQNLLRFREQRVREIMTPRTVVIAADADETVTQFLERRPRLQFSRVPVYRGSVDSVIGMVMRKDLLAAKAEGQGEVAVASLQREVMIVPDLMVIPRLLRELVDRREQLAVVVDEYGASVGVVTFEDVIEELLGLEVMDESDRVGDMQELARRSARRAGSRAARGESHES, encoded by the coding sequence ATGACACTACTGCTGCTGTTTCTGCTGCTGGCGCTGGCGACCTCGTTCGCCTGTTCGCTGTGGGAGGCGGTGCTGCTGTCGATCACGCCCAGCTTCGTCTCCGAACAGCTCGCCAGCGGACGCCGAGGCGCCGGTCTGCTGGACGCACTCAAACGCGATATCGAGCGTCCGCTGGTGGCGATCCTGTCACTCAACACGATCGCCCATACGATTGGTGCGATTGGTGTGGGCGCGCAGGCCAACAAGCTGCTTGGCAGCGGCGGCGTGCGGATATTCGGCTACAGCCTGCACTACGAGGCACTGGTTGCCGCCGGCATGACGTTGGCGATTTTGATTGTGTCGGAGATCGTGCCCAAGACGCTCGGTGCAAACCACTGGAAGCGTCTGGCGGTGCCCACGGCGCTGTGCCTGCGGCCTCTGGTGACGGTGCTGTTCCCGCTGGTCTGGTTCGGGCGCATGCTGACGCACTGGCTCAGTCGCGACGGCGCCGAATCGGTATTCAGCCATCGCGAATTTCTGGCGATGAGCGAACTCGGACTGCAGGAAGGCCGGCTCGGCGAGGAGGAATATCGCGTCATTCAGAACCTGCTGCGTTTTCGCGAACAGCGCGTGCGCGAAATCATGACGCCACGCACCGTGGTGATTGCGGCCGATGCCGACGAGACCGTGACGCAGTTTCTGGAACGGCGACCGCGCCTGCAATTCTCGCGCGTGCCGGTGTATCGCGGCAGCGTCGACAGCGTGATCGGCATGGTCATGCGCAAGGATCTGCTGGCGGCCAAGGCCGAAGGGCAGGGCGAGGTCGCGGTGGCGAGCCTGCAGCGCGAGGTCATGATCGTGCCGGACCTGATGGTGATCCCGCGCCTGCTGCGCGAACTGGTGGATCGGCGCGAACAGCTGGCCGTGGTGGTCGACGAGTACGGCGCCTCGGTCGGTGTCGTGACCTTCGAGGACGTGATCGAGGAGTTGCTGGGTCTGGAAGTGATGGACGAGTCCGACCGTGTGGGCGACATGCAGGAACTGGCGCGGCGCTCCGCCCGCCGTGCTGGCAGCCGCGCGGCGCGGGGGGAATCGCATGAATCGTAG
- a CDS encoding potassium channel family protein, whose protein sequence is MPNTGNTVRDRVRYWVDPYVGVQATPPACTMLALDVAMIGFFMLTTFLPRSPWLTYADYALGGLLAVEWGLRLWVARDRLAFFSRPLVLVDLVVVLSLLAPSLTENFAFLRVLRAMRLLRSYHVLTVLRTQSRFFRRHELVIFSATHLLVFVFVVSAAVYALQARVNDQINNYVDALYFTVTTLTTTGFGDIVMVGPAGRLLSVVIMIVGVSLFLRLIQAIFRPPHVSHECPDCGLTRHDMDAVHCKHCGLLLHIRTQGANE, encoded by the coding sequence ATGCCGAATACTGGAAATACCGTGCGGGACCGTGTGCGCTACTGGGTCGACCCCTACGTCGGCGTGCAGGCGACGCCGCCTGCCTGCACGATGCTGGCCCTGGACGTGGCCATGATCGGCTTTTTCATGCTCACCACTTTCCTGCCGCGTTCGCCCTGGCTGACCTACGCGGACTACGCGCTCGGCGGGCTGCTGGCGGTGGAGTGGGGACTGCGCCTGTGGGTCGCACGCGACCGTCTGGCGTTCTTCTCGCGGCCGCTGGTGCTGGTCGATCTGGTGGTGGTGCTGTCGCTGCTGGCGCCGAGCCTGACCGAGAACTTCGCGTTCCTGCGGGTGTTGCGCGCGATGCGTCTGCTGCGTTCGTATCATGTACTCACGGTGCTGCGCACGCAGTCGCGCTTCTTTCGGCGGCACGAACTGGTGATCTTCAGCGCCACGCATCTGCTGGTCTTCGTGTTCGTGGTGTCGGCTGCGGTCTACGCCTTGCAGGCGCGCGTCAACGATCAGATCAACAACTATGTCGACGCCTTGTACTTCACCGTGACCACGCTGACGACGACGGGCTTCGGCGATATCGTCATGGTGGGCCCGGCCGGACGCCTGCTGTCGGTAGTCATCATGATCGTCGGGGTGTCGCTGTTTCTGCGCCTGATCCAGGCGATCTTCCGGCCGCCGCATGTGAGCCACGAATGCCCGGACTGCGGGCTGACCCGTCATGACATGGATGCCGTGCACTGCAAGCACTGCGGCTTGCTGCTG
- a CDS encoding type 1 glutamine amidotransferase domain-containing protein, whose product MADLNGKRVAILATHGFEQSELFEPRKALQNAGARVDIVSPESGKIQGFKHFEKGQEVGVDQPVNSSRAKDYDALVIPGGLFNPDQLRTNDEAIRFTREFFDEGKPVAAICHGPWLLINAGVVEGRKMTAVHSIHRDLANAGARVVDQEVVVDEGLITSRTPKDLAAFCSKLVEEIAEGYHAGQEEAVH is encoded by the coding sequence ATGGCAGATCTGAACGGGAAGCGAGTCGCGATTCTGGCCACACACGGTTTCGAGCAGTCCGAACTGTTCGAGCCGCGCAAGGCCTTGCAGAATGCGGGGGCGCGAGTCGACATAGTTTCACCGGAATCCGGGAAGATTCAGGGCTTCAAACACTTCGAAAAAGGCCAGGAGGTGGGCGTGGACCAGCCGGTCAATTCGTCCCGCGCCAAGGACTATGACGCGCTGGTGATTCCCGGCGGCCTGTTCAACCCTGACCAGCTTCGCACCAACGACGAAGCGATCCGCTTCACGCGCGAATTCTTCGACGAAGGCAAGCCGGTGGCCGCAATCTGTCACGGGCCGTGGCTGCTGATCAACGCCGGGGTGGTGGAAGGCCGCAAGATGACGGCCGTGCACTCGATCCATCGCGATCTGGCCAATGCCGGCGCCCGCGTCGTCGATCAGGAAGTGGTGGTCGACGAAGGTCTGATCACCAGCCGCACGCCCAAGGATCTGGCCGCCTTCTGCAGCAAGCTGGTCGAGGAAATCGCGGAGGGCTATCACGCCGGGCAGGAAGAAGCGGTCCACTGA
- a CDS encoding SDR family oxidoreductase has product MNRSPFSLASRVALVTGSAGGLGYEIGFALARAGAKVYIHGRDVKKLKAAARGFAQQGLMATPVVFDLADSQAIDSAIASIAGREGRFDILVNNAGTRDRRGLSELDSDAVRRVLEIDLVAPFQLSRCAARHLRSGGRIINITSIAGPISRSGDAAYTAAKGGLEALTRALAAELGAQGITCNAVAPGFFATAANAEMLADADLDDWLRRRTSLGRWGRPAEIAGAVVFLASEAASYVTGQVIAVDGGYLAHF; this is encoded by the coding sequence TTGAACCGATCTCCATTTTCGCTGGCCTCGCGTGTTGCCCTGGTCACGGGCTCGGCCGGCGGACTTGGCTACGAAATCGGGTTCGCCCTGGCACGAGCTGGCGCCAAGGTCTATATCCACGGTCGTGATGTCAAAAAGCTCAAGGCGGCTGCGCGTGGCTTCGCGCAGCAGGGCTTGATGGCGACTCCGGTGGTCTTCGACCTGGCCGATTCGCAGGCGATCGATTCGGCGATCGCCTCGATCGCCGGGCGTGAAGGACGCTTCGACATTCTCGTCAACAACGCCGGTACGCGCGATCGGCGCGGTCTGTCAGAGCTGGATTCGGACGCGGTACGGCGCGTGCTGGAAATCGATCTGGTGGCGCCGTTCCAATTGTCGCGCTGTGCCGCACGGCACCTGCGCAGTGGTGGCCGCATCATCAACATCACCTCCATCGCCGGCCCGATTTCGCGCAGCGGAGATGCCGCCTATACCGCCGCCAAGGGCGGCCTCGAAGCGCTGACGCGAGCCCTGGCCGCCGAACTCGGTGCCCAGGGCATCACCTGCAATGCCGTGGCGCCGGGCTTCTTCGCGACCGCCGCCAATGCCGAGATGCTCGCCGACGCCGATCTGGACGACTGGTTGCGCCGCCGCACCTCGCTGGGGCGTTGGGGCAGGCCCGCTGAAATCGCCGGTGCCGTGGTGTTTCTGGCTTCCGAGGCGGCGTCTTACGTCACCGGCCAAGTCATCGCCGTGGACGGCGGTTATCTCGCGCACTTTTGA